One genomic window of Streptococcus mitis includes the following:
- a CDS encoding ribonuclease HII, with protein sequence MATIKEIKELLKTVTELVSPIFLELEKDNRSGVQKEIIKRKKAIQAELDEDLRLESMLSYEKELYKQGLTLIAGVDEVGRGPLAGPVVAAAVILPKNCNIRGLNDSKKIPKKKHLEIYQAVQNQALSIGIGIMDNQVIDQVNIYEATKLAMQEAISQLSPKPEHLLIDAMKLDLPISQTSIIKGDANSLSIAAASIVAKVTRDELMKEYDQQFPGYDFAANAGYGTAKHLEGLTKLGVTPIHRISFEPVKSLVSGEKES encoded by the coding sequence ATGGCGACGATTAAAGAAATCAAAGAACTCCTTAAAACAGTCACGGAGTTAGTAAGCCCTATTTTTTTAGAACTTGAAAAGGATAATCGCTCAGGAGTTCAAAAAGAAATCATCAAACGTAAAAAAGCCATTCAGGCAGAATTGGATGAGGATCTTCGTTTAGAATCCATGCTTTCCTATGAAAAAGAACTTTACAAGCAAGGATTGACCTTAATTGCTGGTGTTGATGAGGTCGGCCGAGGTCCTCTGGCTGGGCCAGTAGTTGCTGCAGCCGTTATTTTACCTAAAAATTGTAATATTAGAGGCCTCAACGACAGCAAGAAAATTCCTAAAAAGAAACATCTAGAAATTTATCAAGCCGTTCAAAATCAAGCCTTATCAATCGGCATTGGTATCATGGATAATCAGGTCATCGACCAAGTCAATATCTATGAAGCAACCAAACTGGCCATGCAAGAAGCAATCTCCCAGCTCAGTCCTAAACCTGAGCACCTTTTGATAGATGCCATGAAACTGGATTTGCCAATTTCACAAACTTCCATCATTAAAGGAGATGCCAATTCCCTCTCCATTGCAGCGGCTTCTATAGTAGCCAAGGTCACACGTGATGAATTGATGAAGGAATACGATCAGCAATTTCCTGGCTATGATTTCGCTGCTAATGCAGGATATGGAACAGCTAAACACCTGGAAGGTCTCACAAAACTAGGAGTTACCCCAATTCACCGAATCAGCTTTGAACCAGTAAAATCACTGGTTTCAGGAGAAAAAGAAAGTTAA
- a CDS encoding ClC family H(+)/Cl(-) exchange transporter, translated as MEEQSETLSSKKEFAFASSTILSQVGRGIIVGLVVGIIVGSFRFLIEKGFHLIEGLYQDQVHLVRNLFIIGLFYLVVCWLSAKLTRSEKDIKGSGIPQVEAELKGLMTLNWWGVLWKKYILGILAIASGLMLGREGPSIQLGAVGGKGIAKWLKSSPVEERSLIASGAAAGLAAAFNAPIAGLLFVVEEVYHHFSRFFWVSTLAASLVANFVSLLIFGLTPVLDMPDNIPLMTLDQYWIYLVMGIFLGLSGFLYEKAVLNVGRVYDWLGKKIRLDRAYYPILAFILIIPVGIFLPQILGGGNQLVLSLTEQDFSFQVLLVYFLIRFIWSMISYGSGLPGGIFLPILALGSLLGALVGVICVNLGLVSQEQFPIFVILGMSGYFGAISKAPLTAMILVTEMVGDIRNLMPLGLVTLVAYIIMDLLKGAPVYEAMLEKMLPEEASDEGEVTLIEIPVSDKIAGKQVHELNLPHNILITTQVHNGKSQTVNGSTRMYLGDMIHLVIPKSEIGKVKDLLL; from the coding sequence ATGGAGGAACAGTCAGAAACACTCAGTTCCAAGAAAGAATTTGCCTTTGCCTCAAGTACCATATTATCCCAAGTTGGACGAGGAATCATCGTCGGTCTTGTCGTTGGGATCATCGTTGGATCTTTTCGGTTTTTAATCGAAAAAGGCTTCCACCTGATAGAAGGACTTTATCAAGATCAAGTGCACCTAGTGCGCAATCTTTTTATCATTGGGCTATTTTATTTAGTAGTTTGTTGGCTCAGTGCGAAATTAACTCGATCAGAAAAAGATATCAAAGGCTCAGGAATTCCTCAAGTTGAAGCCGAATTAAAGGGACTCATGACCCTCAACTGGTGGGGCGTACTTTGGAAAAAATATATTCTAGGAATTCTTGCTATTGCAAGCGGACTCATGTTGGGGCGAGAAGGGCCAAGTATTCAACTTGGAGCAGTCGGTGGAAAAGGTATTGCCAAGTGGCTTAAATCTAGTCCGGTAGAGGAACGCTCCTTAATTGCTAGTGGTGCCGCCGCAGGATTAGCCGCAGCCTTTAATGCACCAATAGCGGGTCTCCTCTTTGTCGTAGAAGAAGTCTATCATCATTTTTCTCGATTTTTCTGGGTTTCCACTCTAGCAGCCAGTCTCGTAGCAAACTTTGTCTCACTACTCATATTTGGCCTAACGCCCGTACTGGATATGCCAGACAATATTCCTCTCATGACGCTGGATCAGTATTGGATTTACTTGGTTATGGGAATTTTTCTAGGACTTTCCGGTTTTCTCTATGAGAAAGCTGTATTAAACGTCGGCAGAGTTTATGATTGGCTTGGTAAAAAAATCCGTTTGGATAGAGCTTATTATCCAATACTGGCCTTCATTCTCATCATACCAGTCGGAATCTTCTTACCCCAAATTCTCGGTGGTGGAAATCAGCTGGTTCTTTCCCTAACTGAGCAAGATTTTAGTTTCCAAGTTCTATTAGTTTACTTTTTGATCCGCTTTATCTGGAGCATGATTAGTTATGGAAGTGGCCTTCCAGGAGGAATTTTCCTACCAATTTTGGCGCTTGGTTCCTTACTTGGTGCCCTTGTTGGTGTTATTTGTGTCAATCTTGGGCTTGTCAGTCAAGAGCAATTCCCTATATTTGTCATTTTGGGAATGAGTGGCTATTTTGGAGCAATATCCAAGGCTCCCTTAACTGCTATGATACTCGTAACTGAGATGGTAGGTGATATTCGCAACCTCATGCCACTTGGATTAGTAACCTTGGTCGCCTACATCATCATGGATCTGCTCAAAGGTGCGCCAGTTTATGAGGCTATGTTGGAAAAAATGCTGCCAGAAGAAGCATCAGATGAAGGAGAAGTCACACTTATTGAAATTCCTGTATCAGACAAAATCGCTGGAAAACAGGTTCATGAACTCAACTTGCCACACAATATCCTCATCACGACCCAAGTTCATAATGGTAAAAGCCAAACGGTTAATGGCTCTACCAGAATGTATCTGGGTGATATGATTCACCTAGTTATTCCAAAAAGTGAAATTGGAAAAGTAAAAGATTTGTTGTTGTAG
- a CDS encoding DUF6680 family protein, whose protein sequence is MDINTVITSIITSGIIGVFISEYYQRKTLIKKMKRDFVIEFFSCRFMLKDDHKGDTTELNKTLGKIPIIFSDNKKVIECYDNLFTDNSNKTLLRLIKAMCKDKNVNIDISSWDDDMIMRVLSVTKEENKQL, encoded by the coding sequence ATGGATATTAATACTGTAATCACTTCGATTATAACATCAGGGATTATTGGTGTCTTTATTTCAGAGTATTATCAACGAAAAACCTTGATTAAGAAAATGAAGAGGGATTTTGTTATCGAATTTTTTAGTTGTAGATTTATGTTGAAAGATGACCATAAAGGGGATACTACTGAGTTAAATAAAACATTGGGGAAAATCCCTATTATTTTTTCAGATAATAAAAAAGTGATTGAGTGTTACGACAATCTTTTTACTGACAATAGTAATAAAACCTTATTAAGATTGATTAAAGCAATGTGTAAAGATAAAAATGTGAACATTGATATTTCTAGTTGGGATGATGATATGATTATGCGAGTATTATCCGTTACCAAGGAAGAAAATAAACAATTATAG
- a CDS encoding LA2681 family HEPN domain-containing protein: protein MFNQIKQEYVYARYLCFNSTESDSVHYADENVNLIDCLDYVQYSIRVEGLKAAFKTLYSLLDKVAMFINEYYSLKIETRQVNFHSIWRSNSDLNKCIDKNIGLSSIFWIAKDFDNGNNSLTANPNSKRLKIIRNYLEHRFTNITLNFFDGSEDNNETRLYLTEFELQEFALDLLNLVREVIFSLKNAIQISENEKQSTLSNDVALIPINYEEVNSEDKL from the coding sequence ATGTTTAATCAAATTAAGCAAGAATATGTTTATGCGCGTTATCTCTGTTTTAATAGCACCGAGAGTGATTCGGTTCATTATGCTGACGAGAATGTTAATCTTATTGATTGTTTAGACTACGTACAATACTCTATCAGAGTTGAAGGTTTAAAAGCGGCTTTTAAAACACTATATTCATTATTAGATAAAGTTGCAATGTTTATAAATGAATATTATTCTCTAAAAATTGAGACTAGACAAGTAAATTTTCATTCAATTTGGAGGTCTAATAGCGATTTAAATAAATGTATAGATAAGAACATTGGTCTGTCATCTATATTTTGGATAGCGAAAGATTTTGATAATGGTAATAATTCTTTAACAGCTAATCCAAACTCAAAGCGATTGAAAATTATTAGAAATTATTTAGAGCACAGGTTTACTAATATAACATTGAATTTTTTTGATGGAAGTGAAGATAATAATGAAACTAGACTGTATCTAACTGAATTTGAACTTCAAGAGTTTGCATTAGATTTATTAAATCTTGTAAGGGAAGTTATTTTTTCACTCAAAAATGCCATTCAAATAAGTGAAAATGAAAAACAATCTACTCTAAGTAATGATGTTGCTTTAATTCCGATAAATTATGAAGAAGTAAATTCGGAAGATAAATTATAG
- the xerS gene encoding tyrosine recombinase XerS, which translates to MKREILLERIDKLKQIMPWYVLEYYQSKLAVPYSFTTLYEYLKEYDRFFSWVLESGISNADKVSDIPLSVLENLSKKDMESFILYLRERPLLNANTTKQGVSQTTINRTLSALSSLYKYLTEEVENDQGEPYFYRNVMKKVSTKKKKETLAARAENIKQKLFLGDETEGFLTYIDQEYPQQLSNRALSSFNKNKERDLAIIALLLASGVRLSEAVNLDLRDLNLKMMVIDVTRKGGKRDSVNVAAFAKPYLENYLAIRNQRYKTEKTDTALFLTLYRGVPNRIDASSVEKMVAKYSEDFKVRVTPHKLRHTLATRLYDATKSQVLVSHQLGHASTQVTDLYTHIVNDEQKNALESL; encoded by the coding sequence ATGAAACGCGAGATTTTACTGGAACGAATCGACAAACTAAAACAAATCATGCCCTGGTATGTTCTGGAATACTACCAATCTAAGCTTGCTGTTCCCTATAGTTTTACAACCTTGTACGAATACCTCAAGGAATACGATCGATTTTTCAGCTGGGTTTTGGAGTCTGGTATTTCAAACGCTGATAAAGTGTCTGATATTCCTTTATCTGTCTTGGAAAACCTGTCTAAGAAAGACATGGAATCTTTTATCCTTTATTTGCGAGAACGTCCTTTGCTGAATGCCAATACAACCAAGCAAGGTGTTTCGCAGACAACCATCAATCGGACCTTATCAGCACTTTCTAGTCTCTACAAGTATCTAACTGAGGAAGTCGAAAACGACCAGGGGGAGCCTTATTTCTATCGTAATGTAATGAAGAAAGTTTCAACCAAGAAAAAGAAAGAAACACTTGCTGCCAGAGCTGAAAACATTAAGCAAAAGCTCTTTCTAGGTGATGAAACAGAAGGTTTTCTGACTTATATCGACCAAGAGTACCCACAACAGCTCTCAAATCGCGCTCTCTCGTCATTCAATAAAAATAAAGAACGTGATTTGGCCATTATCGCCCTTCTCTTGGCGTCAGGTGTCCGCTTATCTGAAGCTGTTAATCTGGATCTAAGAGATCTCAATTTAAAAATGATGGTTATTGATGTCACACGTAAGGGTGGAAAACGTGACTCAGTCAATGTCGCTGCCTTTGCTAAGCCTTACCTAGAGAATTATCTAGCCATTCGAAATCAACGCTATAAGACGGAAAAAACAGATACAGCCCTCTTTTTGACACTCTACAGAGGTGTTCCCAATCGTATCGATGCTTCCAGCGTGGAAAAGATGGTTGCTAAGTACTCTGAGGACTTCAAAGTACGTGTAACCCCCCACAAACTGCGTCATACCCTAGCAACTAGGCTCTATGATGCGACTAAATCGCAAGTTTTGGTCAGTCACCAGCTAGGACACGCCAGTACACAAGTTACTGACCTCTATACCCATATCGTCAATGATGAACAAAAGAATGCTCTAGAGAGTTTATAA
- a CDS encoding lipoate--protein ligase has protein sequence MKYIINHSNDTAFNIALEEYAFKHLLDEDQIFLLWINKPSIIVGRHQNTIEEINRDYVRENGIEVVRRISGGGAVYHDLNNLNYTIISKKDENKAFDFKSFSTPVINTLAQLGVKAEFTGRNDLEIDGKKFCGNAQAYINGRIMHHGCLLFDVDLSVLANALKVSKDKFESKGVKSVRARVTNIVNELPEKITVEEFRDLLLEYMKKEYPEMTEYVFSEEELAEINRIKDTKFGTWDWNYGKSPEFNVRRGTKFTSGKVEVFANVVESKIQDIKIYGDFFGIEDVAAVEDVLRGVKYEREDVLKALETIDITRYFAGISREEIAEAVVE, from the coding sequence ATGAAATATATTATCAATCATTCAAACGACACTGCTTTTAATATCGCCTTGGAAGAATATGCCTTTAAACATCTTTTGGATGAGGATCAAATCTTCCTTCTTTGGATCAATAAACCATCTATCATTGTTGGTCGTCACCAGAACACTATCGAAGAAATCAACCGTGATTATGTTCGCGAAAATGGCATTGAGGTAGTTCGCCGTATCAGCGGTGGTGGAGCTGTTTACCACGATTTAAATAACCTCAACTACACGATCATCTCAAAAAAAGATGAAAACAAAGCTTTTGACTTCAAGAGTTTTTCAACTCCAGTTATCAATACTTTGGCTCAACTTGGTGTTAAAGCTGAGTTCACAGGCCGTAACGACCTTGAGATTGATGGCAAGAAATTCTGTGGCAATGCCCAAGCTTATATTAATGGCCGTATCATGCACCACGGCTGCTTGCTCTTTGACGTTGATTTGTCAGTCTTAGCAAACGCCCTTAAGGTTTCAAAAGATAAATTTGAATCAAAAGGTGTGAAATCCGTCCGTGCCCGTGTAACCAATATTGTCAATGAATTACCAGAAAAAATCACAGTTGAAGAATTCCGTGATTTGCTATTGGAATACATGAAAAAAGAATACCCAGAGATGACTGAATACGTCTTTTCAGAAGAAGAATTGGCCGAAATTAATCGCATCAAGGATACTAAGTTTGGCACTTGGGACTGGAACTACGGTAAATCACCAGAATTTAACGTCCGTCGTGGAACAAAATTTACCAGTGGTAAGGTCGAAGTCTTTGCTAATGTCGTCGAATCAAAAATCCAAGACATCAAGATTTATGGTGACTTCTTTGGTATCGAGGACGTTGCAGCTGTAGAAGATGTCCTTCGTGGCGTTAAATACGAACGCGAAGATGTCCTTAAAGCTCTGGAAACTATTGATATTACACGCTACTTCGCTGGTATTAGCCGTGAAGAAATCGCTGAAGCGGTAGTTGAATAA
- the lpdA gene encoding dihydrolipoyl dehydrogenase, translating to MALEVIMPKAGVDMTEGQIVQWNKKVGEFVKEGEILLEIMTDKVSMELEAEEDGYLIAILKGDGETVPVTEVIGYLGEEGENIPTAGAAAPEASPVPAASASNDDGKSDDAFDIVVIGGGPAGYVAAIKAAQLGGKVALVEKSELGGTCLNRGCIPTKTYLHNAEIIENIGHAANRGIVIENPNFTVDMDKLLETKSKVVNTLVGGVAGLLRSYGVTVHKGIGTITKDKNVLVNGSELLETKKIILAGGSKVSKINVPGMESPLVMTSDDILEMNEVPESLVIIGGGVVGIELGQAFMTFGSKVTVIEMMDRIVPAMDAEVSKNLRLILERKGMTILTDTKLQEIIEENGQLRIKVEGKDDIIASKALLSIGRVPDLEGIGDVEFELDRGRIKVNEYMETSVPGIYAPGDINGTKMLAHAAFRMGEVAAENALKGNHAVAKLNLTPAAIYTLPEVAAVGLTEEQAREKYDIAIGKFNFAANGRAIASDAAQGFVKVIADKKYGEILGVHIIGPAAAELINEASSIIEMEITVEEMLKTIHGHPTYSEVMYEAFADVLGMAIHSPKKK from the coding sequence ATGGCCTTAGAAGTAATTATGCCAAAAGCCGGCGTAGATATGACAGAAGGACAAATCGTCCAATGGAATAAAAAAGTCGGAGAATTTGTAAAAGAAGGAGAAATCCTTTTGGAAATCATGACTGACAAAGTCAGCATGGAATTGGAAGCCGAAGAAGATGGGTATTTGATTGCCATCCTTAAAGGAGATGGGGAAACTGTCCCTGTAACGGAAGTCATCGGTTACCTTGGTGAAGAAGGGGAAAACATCCCAACAGCTGGAGCGGCAGCCCCAGAAGCTAGTCCTGTACCTGCAGCAAGTGCTTCAAACGATGATGGTAAGAGCGATGATGCCTTTGATATCGTTGTGATTGGTGGTGGTCCTGCTGGATATGTGGCAGCTATTAAAGCAGCCCAACTCGGCGGTAAGGTTGCCCTTGTTGAAAAATCTGAACTCGGTGGAACTTGCTTGAACCGTGGATGTATTCCAACCAAGACCTACCTTCACAACGCTGAAATCATTGAAAACATCGGTCATGCAGCTAACCGTGGTATCGTTATCGAAAATCCAAACTTCACTGTAGATATGGACAAACTCCTTGAAACTAAGTCTAAGGTTGTTAATACCTTGGTAGGTGGTGTTGCAGGTCTTCTTCGTAGCTACGGAGTTACTGTTCATAAGGGAATTGGTACAATCACTAAAGACAAGAACGTCTTGGTAAATGGTTCAGAATTGCTTGAAACTAAGAAAATTATCCTTGCTGGTGGTTCAAAAGTCAGCAAGATTAACGTTCCTGGTATGGAATCTCCACTTGTCATGACCAGTGACGACATTCTTGAAATGAACGAAGTTCCAGAAAGCCTTGTTATTATCGGTGGTGGCGTTGTCGGTATCGAACTCGGTCAGGCCTTCATGACATTTGGTTCAAAAGTAACTGTTATCGAAATGATGGACCGTATCGTGCCAGCTATGGATGCGGAAGTATCTAAGAACCTTCGCTTGATACTTGAGCGTAAAGGTATGACCATCTTAACTGACACTAAGCTCCAAGAAATCATCGAGGAAAATGGTCAACTTCGTATCAAGGTTGAAGGAAAAGACGATATCATCGCTAGCAAAGCGCTTCTCTCAATCGGTCGTGTACCAGACCTTGAAGGTATTGGCGATGTTGAGTTTGAACTGGATCGTGGTCGCATCAAGGTCAACGAATACATGGAAACTTCTGTGCCAGGTATCTATGCTCCAGGTGACATCAACGGTACGAAGATGTTGGCGCACGCAGCCTTCCGCATGGGTGAAGTAGCAGCAGAAAATGCCCTTAAAGGAAATCATGCTGTTGCCAAGTTGAACTTGACTCCTGCAGCCATCTACACTCTTCCTGAAGTAGCAGCAGTAGGTCTTACTGAAGAACAAGCTCGTGAGAAATACGATATTGCCATCGGTAAATTCAACTTTGCTGCCAACGGACGTGCTATTGCATCGGATGCTGCTCAAGGTTTCGTAAAAGTTATCGCTGATAAGAAATACGGGGAAATCCTTGGTGTACACATCATCGGTCCTGCAGCTGCAGAGTTAATTAACGAGGCATCAAGCATCATCGAAATGGAAATCACTGTTGAGGAAATGCTGAAGACAATTCACGGACACCCAACTTACTCTGAAGTGATGTACGAAGCGTTTGCAGATGTTCTAGGAATGGCCATCCATTCACCTAAGAAAAAATAA
- a CDS encoding dihydrolipoamide acetyltransferase — MADDKLRATPAARKLAADLGINLYDVSGSGANGRVHKDDVETYKDTNVVRISPLAKRIALEHNIAWQEIQGTGHRGKIMKKDVLALLPENIENNTIKSPAQIEKVEEIPDNITPYGEIERIPMTPMRKVIAQRMVESYLTAPTFTLNYEVDMTEMLALRKKVLEPIMEATGKKTTVTDLLSLAVVKTLMKHPYINASLTEDGKTIITHNYVNLAMAVGMDNGLMTPVVYNAEKLSLSELVVAFKDVIGRTLDGKLAPSELQNSTFTISNLGMFGVQSFGPIINQPNSAILGVSSTIEKPVVVNGEIVIRPIMSLGLTIDHRVVDGMAGAKFMKDLKELIENPISMLI, encoded by the coding sequence ATGGCTGATGACAAGCTAAGAGCGACTCCTGCAGCTAGAAAGTTAGCGGCTGATCTAGGGATCAACCTCTACGACGTTTCTGGCTCAGGTGCAAACGGTCGTGTCCACAAAGATGACGTGGAAACTTATAAAGACACAAATGTGGTTCGCATTTCGCCACTTGCAAAACGAATTGCCCTCGAACATAATATTGCTTGGCAGGAAATCCAAGGAACGGGTCACCGTGGTAAGATCATGAAGAAGGACGTTTTAGCCTTGCTTCCTGAAAATATCGAAAACAATACTATCAAGTCTCCTGCTCAAATCGAAAAAGTGGAAGAGATTCCTGATAATATCACTCCTTATGGTGAAATTGAGCGTATTCCAATGACACCAATGCGTAAGGTGATTGCCCAACGTATGGTTGAATCCTACCTAACTGCGCCAACCTTCACACTCAACTATGAAGTTGATATGACTGAAATGCTGGCTCTTCGTAAGAAGGTTCTTGAGCCAATCATGGAAGCAACTGGGAAGAAGACTACTGTAACAGACCTTCTTTCACTTGCTGTTGTGAAAACCTTGATGAAGCATCCTTATATCAACGCTTCATTGACAGAAGATGGCAAGACAATTATCACTCACAACTATGTCAATCTTGCCATGGCAGTTGGGATGGATAATGGATTAATGACACCTGTTGTTTATAATGCTGAAAAATTAAGCTTGTCAGAGTTGGTTGTTGCATTCAAAGATGTTATTGGCCGTACTTTGGATGGTAAATTGGCTCCAAGCGAACTGCAAAATTCAACCTTCACAATTAGTAACTTGGGAATGTTTGGCGTTCAGTCCTTTGGTCCTATCATCAACCAACCAAACTCAGCTATCCTTGGTGTGAGCTCGACAATCGAGAAGCCAGTTGTCGTCAATGGTGAGATTGTCATTCGCCCAATCATGAGTCTTGGGTTAACAATTGACCACCGTGTCGTAGATGGTATGGCTGGTGCTAAGTTTATGAAAGACTTGAAAGAATTGATTGAAAATCCAATCTCAATGTTGATTTAA
- a CDS encoding alpha-ketoacid dehydrogenase subunit beta: protein METKTMSFRDTIILAMSEEMRRDENVFLMGEDVGVFGGDFGTSVGMLEEFGPERVRDCPISEAAISGAAAGAAMTGLRPIVDMTFMDFSVIAMDNIVNQAAKTRYMFGGKGQVPMTVRCAAGNGVGSAAQHSQSLESWFTHIPGLKVVAPGTPADMKGLLKSSIRDNNPVIILEYKSEFNQKGEVPVDPDYTIPLGVGEIKREGTDVTVVTYGKMLRRVVQAAEELAEEGISVEIVDPRTLVPLDKDIIINSVKKTGKVVLVNDAHKTSGYIGEISAIISESEAFDYLDAPIRRCAGEDVPMPYAQNLENAMIPTVESIKDAIRKTYNKE, encoded by the coding sequence ATGGAAACAAAAACAATGTCGTTCCGTGACACCATTATCCTTGCTATGTCTGAGGAAATGCGTCGCGATGAAAATGTGTTCTTGATGGGAGAAGACGTTGGTGTCTTCGGAGGAGACTTCGGAACTTCTGTGGGAATGCTCGAAGAATTTGGTCCAGAACGTGTCCGTGACTGTCCGATTTCTGAAGCTGCTATCTCTGGAGCAGCAGCAGGAGCAGCCATGACAGGGCTTCGTCCAATCGTCGATATGACCTTCATGGACTTCTCGGTTATTGCCATGGACAATATCGTCAACCAAGCTGCTAAAACACGTTACATGTTTGGTGGTAAAGGTCAGGTTCCAATGACTGTTCGTTGTGCAGCTGGTAACGGAGTTGGTTCTGCAGCCCAACACTCGCAATCACTAGAGTCTTGGTTTACTCACATCCCTGGACTTAAGGTTGTAGCTCCAGGTACGCCTGCGGACATGAAAGGACTGCTCAAGTCTTCTATCCGTGATAATAACCCTGTTATCATTCTTGAGTACAAGTCAGAATTTAACCAAAAAGGGGAAGTTCCAGTTGATCCAGACTACACAATCCCACTTGGAGTTGGCGAAATCAAACGTGAAGGTACAGATGTAACAGTTGTTACTTATGGAAAAATGCTTCGCCGTGTGGTTCAAGCAGCTGAAGAATTAGCTGAAGAAGGAATTTCAGTTGAGATTGTTGACCCACGTACCCTTGTTCCGCTTGATAAGGATATCATCATTAACTCAGTTAAGAAGACTGGTAAGGTTGTTCTGGTCAACGATGCCCACAAAACAAGCGGCTATATCGGAGAGATTTCAGCAATTATTTCAGAATCAGAAGCATTTGATTATCTAGATGCACCAATCCGCCGTTGCGCAGGAGAAGATGTGCCAATGCCTTACGCGCAAAACCTAGAAAATGCAATGATTCCAACAGTTGAAAGCATCAAAGATGCCATCCGTAAAACATATAACAAAGAATAA
- a CDS encoding thiamine pyrophosphate-dependent dehydrogenase E1 component subunit alpha: MSILDKNLLLEMFRKMEEIRRMDLKIAQLVKKGKVPGMTHFSVGEEAANVGAMLALNPDDLITSNHRGHGQAIAKGIDLNGMMAEILGKYTGTCKGKGGSMHIADLDAGNLGANGIVGGGMGIAVGAALSQQMQNTGKIVVCFFGDGATNEGVFHEAVNMASIWNLPVIFYCINNGYGISADIKKMTNVEHIHQRSAAYGIPGMFIEDGNNVIDVYEGFKKAVDHVRSGNGPVLIESVTYRWLGHSSSDPGKYRTREEVELWKQKDPIENLRKYLVENTIASAQELEEIQAQVKEAVEASVKFAEESPFPPLESAFEDIYAD; the protein is encoded by the coding sequence ATGTCAATTTTAGATAAAAATCTTTTGCTAGAGATGTTCCGTAAGATGGAAGAAATCCGTCGTATGGACTTAAAAATTGCGCAATTAGTAAAGAAAGGGAAAGTGCCAGGAATGACGCACTTTTCTGTTGGAGAAGAGGCAGCTAACGTGGGTGCTATGTTGGCTCTCAATCCAGATGATCTGATCACATCAAACCACCGTGGTCACGGACAAGCTATTGCCAAAGGAATTGACCTCAACGGGATGATGGCTGAAATCCTTGGTAAATACACTGGAACCTGTAAAGGTAAAGGTGGTTCTATGCATATCGCCGACCTTGATGCTGGTAACCTTGGTGCCAATGGTATCGTAGGTGGTGGTATGGGAATCGCTGTCGGTGCTGCTCTTAGTCAGCAAATGCAAAATACCGGTAAAATCGTTGTCTGCTTCTTTGGAGATGGCGCGACCAATGAAGGTGTTTTCCACGAAGCAGTGAACATGGCTTCTATCTGGAACCTGCCAGTCATTTTCTATTGCATTAACAACGGTTACGGTATCTCTGCGGATATCAAGAAAATGACCAATGTAGAACATATCCATCAACGTAGCGCCGCTTATGGAATTCCTGGAATGTTCATCGAAGACGGTAACAATGTCATCGATGTCTATGAAGGGTTCAAGAAAGCCGTAGATCATGTTCGCAGTGGCAATGGTCCAGTCTTGATTGAAAGTGTAACTTATCGCTGGCTTGGTCACTCATCATCTGACCCTGGTAAATATCGTACCCGTGAAGAAGTGGAATTGTGGAAACAAAAAGACCCAATCGAAAATCTTCGCAAGTACCTCGTTGAAAATACTATTGCAAGTGCCCAAGAATTGGAAGAAATCCAAGCGCAAGTCAAGGAAGCAGTAGAAGCTTCTGTTAAATTTGCAGAGGAAAGTCCATTCCCACCGCTTGAATCAGCATTTGAAGATATTTACGCAGACTAA